From Glycine max cultivar Williams 82 chromosome 11, Glycine_max_v4.0, whole genome shotgun sequence, the proteins below share one genomic window:
- the LOC100781332 gene encoding glucan endo-1,3-beta-glucosidase 14, which translates to MAMMIRSVMTSCSFFISMLLFLFTISDLFVQIHGLGFGINYGQIGNNLPPPSQVAVLIKSMNVSRIRLYDSDPNVLLAFSQSNVEFVIGLGNDYLENMTNPSKFQTWIQQHVQPYLSQTKITCITVGNEVFNSNDTQQMLNLLPAMQSVHDALVNLGLDKHVTVTTAHSFNILSNSYPPSSGAFREDLVQYIQPLLDFHAQINSPFLINAYPFFAYKDNPGEVSLNYVLFQPSEGMIDQNTNLHYDNMLYAQIDAVYAAIKQMGHDHDVQVRISETGWPSNGDPDEVGATPQNAALYNGNLIKRIQQKQGTPAKPSVPIDIYVFALFNENLKPGPASERNYGLYYPDGTPVYNIGLKDYLQEIPMAAKSNTLSVNFLVCITTCLIFALEPSRW; encoded by the exons ATGGCCATGATGATCAGATCAGTAATGACAAGTTGTTCCTTCTTCATATCAatgcttttgtttcttttcaccATTTCAG ATTTGTTTGTGCAAATCCATGGCCTTGGTTTTGGAATCAACTACGGACAGATAGGCAACAATTTACCTCCTCCATCTCAAGTTGCTGTTCTTATAAAATCTATGAATGTGAGTAGGATCAGGCTCTATGATTCTGATCCAAATGTTCTACTAGCCTTCTCTCAATCCAATGTGGAATTCGTAATAGGACTTGGAAATGACTACCTAGAGAACATGACAAACCCTTCTAAATTTCAAACATGGATTCAGCAGCATGTTCAACCTTACCTCTCTCAGACCAAAATCACTTGCATCACAGTGGGAAATGAGGTGTTCAATAGCAATGATACTCAGCAAATGTTGAATCTTCTCCCAGCAATGCAAAGTGTGCATGATGCCCTTGTTAATCTTGGACTAGACAAACATGTAACCGTCACAACCGCCCATTCATTCAACATATTATCCAATTCCTACCCTCCTTCATCCGGGGCATTTAGGGAAGATCTTGTGCAATATATCCAACCCCTTCTTGACTTTCATGCTCAAATCAACTCACCTTTCCTCATCAATGCATACCCTTTCTTTGCATACAAAGATAACCCAGGCGAAGTTTCCTTAAACTATGTGCTTTTTCAGCCAAGTGAAGGCATGATTGATCAAAACACCAATTTGCATTATGACAACATGTTGTATGCTCAAATTGATGCTGTCTATGCTGCCATCAAACAAATGGGGCATGACCATGATGTTCAAGTTAGGATTTCCGAGACCGGTTGGCCTTCTAATGGTGATCCGGACGAGGTTGGAGCTACACCGCAGAATGCAGCTTTGTATAATGGTAACTTGATCAAAAGGATACAGCAGAAACAAGGCACTCCTGCAAAACCATCTGTTCCAATTGACATATATGTCTTTGCACTTTTTAATGAGAATTTGAAGCCTGGTCCAGCATCAGAGAGAAACTATGGACTTTACTATCCTGATGGTACTCCAGTTTATAACATTGGATTGAAGGATTATCTCCAAGAGATTCCTATGGCAGCTAAATCCAAT ACTTTGTCTGTCAATTTTCTTGTATGTATAACTACATGCTTGATCTTTGCTTTGGAGCCTTCAAGATGGTGA
- the LOC100306382 gene encoding uncharacterized protein LOC100306382 → MSEAEELPRSIVRRVVKDKLSRCSEDGEISVSKDALLAFSESGRIFIHYLSATANDICKESKRQIINVEDVFKALEETEFPEFLRPLKASLEEFRKKNAGKKAAVSKGKDDEPRKKRKLEGESPDKGEGSDKAELSDKGEDPDKGESDKGESGDETNDLKE, encoded by the exons ATGTCGGAGGCGGAGGAGCTACCCCGGTCTATTGTGCGCCGCGTAGTGAAGGATAAGCTGTCCCGTTGCTCCGAAGACGGAGAAATTTCCGTCAGCAAAGACGCTCTTCTCGCATTCTCCGAAAGCGGTAGGATCTTCATCCACTACCTTTCCGCAAC GGCTAATGATATATGTAAGGAGTCTAAGAGGCAGATTATCAATGTTGAGGATGTTTTCAAAGCTCTTGAGGAAACTGAGTTCCCTGAGTTTCTTCGTCCTCTGAAAGCTTCCCTTGAAG AGTTTAGGAAGAAGAATGCTGGAAAGAAAGCTGCAGTGTCAAAGGGAAAGGATGATGAGccgagaaagaaaaggaagttgGAAGGTGAGTCACCTGATAAGGGTGAGGGTTCTGATAAAGCTGAGTTATCGGATAAAGGAGAGGATCCTGATAAAGGTGAGAGTGATAAAGGTGAGAGTGGTGACGAGACCAATGATTTAAAGGAATGA
- the LOC100784551 gene encoding protein transport protein SEC24-1 isoform X2: MAVRATVSRFPMDTDAREGSGLLWGVTVTPFSAADENARAPSYGSGGDLLPRCENCWAYFNTYCELEQWSWSCSLCGNLNGLSSDAIDRYSRPQSCAEMMSSFVDLELPSQELAEEAAMQACPVYVAAVDLSSSEEFLELTKSALLAALEALAPGSLFGLATFSHKLGLYDVQGPIPVVKNVFIPPDAEGTLPIELEDVMPLLQFLAPVETYKDRIASALETLRPTTSWERTTTAGQGLDGVLIGGRGFGMAMEALCNYLGSEYGNTFALARVFAFLSGPPDYGAGQLDTRRYGEQYASKGEDADRALLPEQTPFYKDLAAVAVQAGVCVDIFAVTNEYTDLASLKFLSIESGGSLFLYTSTEDSTLPQDMYRMLSRPYVFGCVLRLRTSTEFKPGNSYGHFFPDPQYENVQHIICCDSYATYAYDFVFENNIGFSSKSDVPTIQIAFQYSVVVPPQELSDSNSGGVSTNRTKHSLQRRLRIRTLQFGVAQNIHELYDSCDPEVVLSLLVHKVILASLEEGVREGRILLQEWLVILTAQYNDAYKLIQYDNGSSIRSQIDVAFSQCPQLQPLPRLIFALLRNPLLRFHEEGVHPDHRIYLQCLFSMLEPSSLHRAVYPVLTSYATPDKQAYPRHSLSRAALITSGSPIFFLDAFTILIVFYSSTADPTLPFPPPHDCLLRTTINKLKQERCITPKLIFIRGGHDDASIFENFLIEEQDVDGSGLTSVMGFVSFLEDTTQKVLEFMK; encoded by the exons atgGCGGTGCGGGCCACTGTGTCGCGTTTCCCGATGGACACGGACGCCCGCGAGGGCTCGGGCCTCCTCTGGGGAGTAACCGTCACGCCGTTCTCCGCCGCCGACGAGAATGCCCGCGCTCCGTCGTACGGCTCCGGCGGCGACCTCTTGCCCCGGTGCGAGAACTGCTGGGCCTACTTCAACACCTACTGCGAGCTGGAGCAGTGGTCCTGGTCCTGCTCCCTCTGCGGCAACCTCAACGGCCTCTCCTCCGACGCCATCGACCGCTACTCTCGCCCTCAGTCCTGCGCCGAGATGATGTCCTCCTTCGTAGATCTCGAATTGCCTTCGC AGGAACTGGCGGAGGAAGCGGCAATGCAGGCGTGTCCGGTTTATGTTGCTGCTGTTGACTTGTCGT CTTCAGAGGAGTTTCTAGAACTTACCAAAAGTGCATTGCTGGCAGCTCTGGAAG CTCTTGCTCCTGGTTCACTTTTTGGGCTTGCTACCTTCAGCCACAAACTAGGATTGTATGATGTTCAAGGTCCAATACCTGTTGTGAAAAATGTTTTCATCCCTCCTGATGCAGAGGGAACCCTGCCTATTGAGCTTGAAGATGTCATGCCTTTGTTACAGTTTCTGGCTCCT GTGGAAACTTATAAGGACCGTATTGCATCTGCACTTGAAACACTTAGACCAACAACTTCATGGGAGAGAACCACGACAGCAGGTCAAGGGCTGGATGGTGTTCTGATAGGTGGGCGTGGTTTTGGGATGGCAATGGAAGCTCTCTGCAATTACCTTGGTTCTGAATATGGGAACACTTTTGCTTTAG CTAGAGTCTTTGCCTTCTTGTCTGGTCCCCCTGATTATGGAGCTGGACAATTGGACACGAGACGATATGGTGAACAATATGCAAGCAAAGGAGAGGATGCAGATCGTGCTTTACTCCCAGAGCAGACACCCTTTTATAAAGATCTG GCTGCTGTTGCTGTTCAAGCAGGTGTATGTGTTGACATATTTGCCGTAACAAATGAGTACACTGATTTGGCATCCCTAAAATTTCTGAGTATTGAAAGTGGGGGTTCCTTATTTTTATACACAAGTACTGAGGATTCAACATTGCCTCAGGACAT GTATCGAATGCTGAGTCGACCATATGTTTTTGGTTGTGTCCTGCGGTTAAGAACCTCGACTGAATTTAAACCTGGCAATTCT TATGGTCACTTCTTTCCAGATCCACAGTATGAAAATGTTCAACACATCATATGTTGTGATTCTTATGCTACATATGCTTACGACTTTGTGTTTGAGAACAACATTGGATTTTCAAG TAAATCAGATGTTCCTACAATTCAGATTGCATTCCAGTACTCAGTTGTAGTTCCTCCTCAGGAACTTTCTGATTCTAATTCAGGAGGGGTTTCTACAAATAG AACCAAGCACTCCCTTCAGCGTCGGCTAAGGATCCGAACATTGCAATTTGGTGTTGCTCAGAACATTCATGAACTTTATGATAGCTGTGATCCCGAAGTTGTTCTATCTTTGCTTGTTCACAAG GTTATATTAGCCTCTTTGGAGGAAGGAGTTAGGGAGGGTAGAATTTTGCTTCAAGAATGGCTAGTGATCCTGACAGCTCAGTACAATGATGCATATAAGCTTATTCAGTATGATAATGGAAGTTCCATAAGATCTCAGATTGATGTTGCATTCTCTCAATGTCCTCAATTGCAGCCCCTACCACGCCTAATTTTTGCTCTCCTTCGAAATCCTCTTCTCCGCTTTCATGAAGAGGGTGTTCATCCTGACCATCGCATCTATCTTCAATGCCTTTTCAG CATGTTGGAACCCAGTTCCCTTCATCGTGCTGTGTATCCCGTGTTGACATCATATGCTACTCCAGATAAACAAGCATATCCTCGCCATTCTTTGAGCCGTGCAGcattgattaccagtggcagTCCGATATTTTTCCTTGATGCATTCACAATTCTGATAGTGTTTTATTCTTCGACAGCAGACCCGACGCTTCCTTTTCCTCCACCCCATGATT GTTTGTTAAGGACTACAATCAACAAATTGAAGCAGGAGAGATGCATCACTCCCAAGCTGATTTTTATTCGAGGAGGGCATGATGATGcctcaatttttgagaacttTCTGATCGAAGAGCAGGATGTTGATGGAAGTGGTCTTACCAGTGTTATGGGTTTTGTTTCCTTCCTTGAAGATACTACACAGAAAGTTTTAGAATTCATGAAATAG
- the LOC100785076 gene encoding heterogeneous nuclear ribonucleoprotein Q codes for MPREKAISSSAAKPSEPEEPVESDEKVDFEEANDPEEAMEEEVEYEEVEEEEEVEEIEEEVEEVEEEEEVEVEEDEEEEEEEEEEVEEVEEDDAMQNHSSDETKVEDEDEKKKHAELLSIPPHGSEVYIGGIPHASDEDLKSLCERIGEVAEVRIMKGKDSSENKGFGFVTFRSVELASKAIEELNNTEFMGKKIKCSKSQAKHRLFIGNVPRSWGVEDLKKIVTEIGPGVTGVELVKDMKNTNNNRGFAFIDYYNHACAEYSRQKMMSPTFKLGENAPTVSWADPKNAESSAASQVKAVYVKNLPKNVTQEQLKKLFERHGKITKVVLPPAKSGQEKNRIGFVHFAERSNAMKALKNTERYELEGQLLQCSLAKPQADQKSGGSNTQKPGPGLLPSYPPHVGYGLVGGAYGGLGAGYAAPGLAQPMLYGGGQTPSGMAIMPMLLADGRIGYVLQQPGMQPQAPPSHHRGGRGGGGSGSGNRNVGSSSKGRHNNDGGHGRRYRPY; via the exons ATGCCTCGGGAAAAAGCAATTTCTTCATCAGCTGCTAAGCCATCTGAGCCTGAGGAGCCAGTTGAATCTGATGAGAAGGTTGATTTTGAGGAGGCAAATGATCCAGAGGAAGCAATGGAAGAAGAAGTAGAATATgaagaagtagaagaagaagaggaagtgGAAGAGATAGAAGAGGAGGTGGAAGAGgtggaagaagaggaggaaGTGGAGgtggaagaagatgaagaggaggaggaggaggaggaagaagaggttgaagaagtggaagaagatGATGCCATGCAAAATCATAGCAGTGATGAAACAAAGGTGGAAGATGAGgatgagaagaaaaaacatgCTGAACTCCTTTCAATTCCTCCTCATGGGTCTGAAGTATACATTGGTGGCATTCCTCATGCCTCAGATGAGGATTTGAAATCTTTATGTGAGCGTATTGGGGAAGTTGCAGAG GTTCGAATAATGAAGGGAAAGGATTCTTCCGAGAACAAGGGCTTTGGTTTTGTGACCTTTAGAAGTGTGGAATTGGCTTCTAAAGCCATTGAGGAGCTAAATAATACCGAATTCATG ggtaaaaaaattaaatgttcaaAATCTCAAGCCAAGCACCGTCTTTTTATTGGCAATGTTCCTAGAAGCTGGGGTGTTGAAGATCTGAAGAAGATTGTAACTGAGATTGGACCTGGAGTTACTGGTGTGGAACTAGTCAAG GATATGAAGAACACCAACAATAACCGGGGCTTTGCTTTTATTGACTATTATAACCATGCATGTGCTGAGTATTCAAGGCAAAAGATGATGAGCCCAACATTTAAGCTaggtgagaatgctccaacagTGAGCTGGGCTGATCCTAAAAATGCTGAGTCCTCTGCTGCATCTCAG GTGAAGGCAGTATATGTGAAGAACCTTCCAAAGAATGTAACTCAAGAGCAGTTGAAGAAGCTTTTTGAACGTCATGGGAAGATCACAAAGGTGGTTCTTCCACCAGCAAAGTCTGGACAGGAAAAGAACAGAATTGGCTTTGTACATTTTGCAGAGAGGTCAAATGCTATGAAAGCACTGAAAAACACTGAAAGATATGAATTAGAAG GTCAACTTTTACAATGCTCTCTGGCAAAGCCACAGGCTGATCAAAAGTCTGGAGGATCAAACACACAGAAGCCAGGACCAGGATTGCTTCCAAGCTATCCACCACATGTTGGTTATGGTTTGGTTGGAGGTGCCTATGGTGGACTTGGTGCAGGATATGCTGCTCCAGGTCTTGCACAG CCCATGCTATATGGAGGAGGTCAAACTCCCTCAGGAATGGCCATCATGCCTATGCTTTTAGCTGATGGACGGATTGGATATGTCTT GCAACAACCAGGAATGCAGCCACAAGCCCCACCCTCACATCATAGAGGTGGCAGGGGCGGTGGTGGCAGTGGGAGTGGCAACAGGAATGTCGGGAGTTCAAGTAAGGGAAGGCACAACAATGATGGTGGCCATGGGCGCAGATATCGGCCATATTAG
- the LOC100784551 gene encoding protein transport protein Sec24-like At3g07100 isoform X1: MAVRATVSRFPMDTDAREGSGLLWGVTVTPFSAADENARAPSYGSGGDLLPRCENCWAYFNTYCELEQWSWSCSLCGNLNGLSSDAIDRYSRPQSCAEMMSSFVDLELPSQELAEEAAMQACPVYVAAVDLSSSEEFLELTKSALLAALEALAPGSLFGLATFSHKLGLYDVQGPIPVVKNVFIPPDAEGTLPIELEDVMPLLQFLAPVETYKDRIASALETLRPTTSWERTTTAGQGLDGVLIGGRGFGMAMEALCNYLGSEYGNTFALARVFAFLSGPPDYGAGQLDTRRYGEQYASKGEDADRALLPEQTPFYKDLAAVAVQAGVCVDIFAVTNEYTDLASLKFLSIESGGSLFLYTSTEDSTLPQDMYRMLSRPYVFGCVLRLRTSTEFKPGNSYGHFFPDPQYENVQHIICCDSYATYAYDFVFENNIGFSRSKSDVPTIQIAFQYSVVVPPQELSDSNSGGVSTNRTKHSLQRRLRIRTLQFGVAQNIHELYDSCDPEVVLSLLVHKVILASLEEGVREGRILLQEWLVILTAQYNDAYKLIQYDNGSSIRSQIDVAFSQCPQLQPLPRLIFALLRNPLLRFHEEGVHPDHRIYLQCLFSMLEPSSLHRAVYPVLTSYATPDKQAYPRHSLSRAALITSGSPIFFLDAFTILIVFYSSTADPTLPFPPPHDCLLRTTINKLKQERCITPKLIFIRGGHDDASIFENFLIEEQDVDGSGLTSVMGFVSFLEDTTQKVLEFMK; the protein is encoded by the exons atgGCGGTGCGGGCCACTGTGTCGCGTTTCCCGATGGACACGGACGCCCGCGAGGGCTCGGGCCTCCTCTGGGGAGTAACCGTCACGCCGTTCTCCGCCGCCGACGAGAATGCCCGCGCTCCGTCGTACGGCTCCGGCGGCGACCTCTTGCCCCGGTGCGAGAACTGCTGGGCCTACTTCAACACCTACTGCGAGCTGGAGCAGTGGTCCTGGTCCTGCTCCCTCTGCGGCAACCTCAACGGCCTCTCCTCCGACGCCATCGACCGCTACTCTCGCCCTCAGTCCTGCGCCGAGATGATGTCCTCCTTCGTAGATCTCGAATTGCCTTCGC AGGAACTGGCGGAGGAAGCGGCAATGCAGGCGTGTCCGGTTTATGTTGCTGCTGTTGACTTGTCGT CTTCAGAGGAGTTTCTAGAACTTACCAAAAGTGCATTGCTGGCAGCTCTGGAAG CTCTTGCTCCTGGTTCACTTTTTGGGCTTGCTACCTTCAGCCACAAACTAGGATTGTATGATGTTCAAGGTCCAATACCTGTTGTGAAAAATGTTTTCATCCCTCCTGATGCAGAGGGAACCCTGCCTATTGAGCTTGAAGATGTCATGCCTTTGTTACAGTTTCTGGCTCCT GTGGAAACTTATAAGGACCGTATTGCATCTGCACTTGAAACACTTAGACCAACAACTTCATGGGAGAGAACCACGACAGCAGGTCAAGGGCTGGATGGTGTTCTGATAGGTGGGCGTGGTTTTGGGATGGCAATGGAAGCTCTCTGCAATTACCTTGGTTCTGAATATGGGAACACTTTTGCTTTAG CTAGAGTCTTTGCCTTCTTGTCTGGTCCCCCTGATTATGGAGCTGGACAATTGGACACGAGACGATATGGTGAACAATATGCAAGCAAAGGAGAGGATGCAGATCGTGCTTTACTCCCAGAGCAGACACCCTTTTATAAAGATCTG GCTGCTGTTGCTGTTCAAGCAGGTGTATGTGTTGACATATTTGCCGTAACAAATGAGTACACTGATTTGGCATCCCTAAAATTTCTGAGTATTGAAAGTGGGGGTTCCTTATTTTTATACACAAGTACTGAGGATTCAACATTGCCTCAGGACAT GTATCGAATGCTGAGTCGACCATATGTTTTTGGTTGTGTCCTGCGGTTAAGAACCTCGACTGAATTTAAACCTGGCAATTCT TATGGTCACTTCTTTCCAGATCCACAGTATGAAAATGTTCAACACATCATATGTTGTGATTCTTATGCTACATATGCTTACGACTTTGTGTTTGAGAACAACATTGGATTTTCAAG AAGTAAATCAGATGTTCCTACAATTCAGATTGCATTCCAGTACTCAGTTGTAGTTCCTCCTCAGGAACTTTCTGATTCTAATTCAGGAGGGGTTTCTACAAATAG AACCAAGCACTCCCTTCAGCGTCGGCTAAGGATCCGAACATTGCAATTTGGTGTTGCTCAGAACATTCATGAACTTTATGATAGCTGTGATCCCGAAGTTGTTCTATCTTTGCTTGTTCACAAG GTTATATTAGCCTCTTTGGAGGAAGGAGTTAGGGAGGGTAGAATTTTGCTTCAAGAATGGCTAGTGATCCTGACAGCTCAGTACAATGATGCATATAAGCTTATTCAGTATGATAATGGAAGTTCCATAAGATCTCAGATTGATGTTGCATTCTCTCAATGTCCTCAATTGCAGCCCCTACCACGCCTAATTTTTGCTCTCCTTCGAAATCCTCTTCTCCGCTTTCATGAAGAGGGTGTTCATCCTGACCATCGCATCTATCTTCAATGCCTTTTCAG CATGTTGGAACCCAGTTCCCTTCATCGTGCTGTGTATCCCGTGTTGACATCATATGCTACTCCAGATAAACAAGCATATCCTCGCCATTCTTTGAGCCGTGCAGcattgattaccagtggcagTCCGATATTTTTCCTTGATGCATTCACAATTCTGATAGTGTTTTATTCTTCGACAGCAGACCCGACGCTTCCTTTTCCTCCACCCCATGATT GTTTGTTAAGGACTACAATCAACAAATTGAAGCAGGAGAGATGCATCACTCCCAAGCTGATTTTTATTCGAGGAGGGCATGATGATGcctcaatttttgagaacttTCTGATCGAAGAGCAGGATGTTGATGGAAGTGGTCTTACCAGTGTTATGGGTTTTGTTTCCTTCCTTGAAGATACTACACAGAAAGTTTTAGAATTCATGAAATAG